Proteins encoded by one window of Anaerobranca californiensis DSM 14826:
- a CDS encoding YvrJ family protein encodes MENILNAVANFGFPIAVTVYLLVRVESRLEQLTNSIYRLAETIASIK; translated from the coding sequence GTGGAAAACATTTTAAATGCTGTAGCTAACTTTGGCTTTCCCATCGCAGTAACGGTATATTTACTTGTCCGGGTGGAAAGCCGGTTAGAACAGCTAACAAATAGTATTTACCGCTTAGCTGAAACCATAGCATCTATTAAATAA